The Thioalkalivibrio sulfidiphilus HL-EbGr7 genome includes a window with the following:
- a CDS encoding hydrogenase expression/formation protein, with the protein MSGLDGIPVRIEAPEFDGEDVITGMADALLREIHAHLVNLHERSESHTIDLKGLPLTEADRRQLREALGRGEVSMTVEAAGPTEAYETAYGGVWWIDYQNLLGSTALTHIEIARVPAIAPTHPEDIADALERLGEALNDRKPQTDNPPPD; encoded by the coding sequence ATGAGCGGCCTCGACGGCATCCCGGTCAGGATCGAAGCGCCCGAGTTCGACGGCGAGGACGTGATCACGGGCATGGCCGATGCGCTGTTGCGGGAGATCCACGCCCACCTGGTCAATCTCCACGAGCGGAGCGAGAGTCACACCATCGACCTCAAGGGCCTGCCCCTGACCGAGGCCGACCGGCGCCAGCTCAGGGAGGCCCTGGGCAGGGGCGAGGTCAGCATGACCGTGGAGGCCGCCGGGCCCACCGAGGCCTACGAGACCGCCTACGGGGGCGTCTGGTGGATCGACTACCAGAACCTGCTCGGCAGTACGGCGCTCACGCACATCGAGATCGCCCGGGTGCCGGCCATCGCGCCCACCCACCCCGAGGACATCGCCGACGCGCTTGAGCGTCTCGGCGAGGCACTGAACGACAGGAAACCACAGACAGACAACCCAC
- a CDS encoding HyaD/HybD family hydrogenase maturation endopeptidase translates to MQAQAYPVIEDTARTLVLGLGNTLLQDEGVGVHVIETLVRLAPDTPRVDYMDGGTLSFTLAGPIGEAAALIVVDTAQLDAAPGTVRVFEGADMDDFVGNGRKTSVHEVSLRDLLAISSLEGRLPARRALVGIQPGVMDWGNTPSPAVAAAIPRACQAVQGLLERWKP, encoded by the coding sequence AGGCCTACCCCGTGATAGAAGACACCGCCAGGACCCTGGTCCTGGGTCTTGGCAACACCCTGCTGCAGGACGAGGGGGTGGGTGTTCATGTCATTGAAACGCTGGTGCGACTGGCCCCCGATACGCCCCGGGTGGACTACATGGACGGCGGCACCCTGAGCTTCACCCTGGCAGGCCCCATTGGCGAGGCGGCTGCCCTCATCGTGGTCGACACCGCCCAGCTGGACGCTGCGCCCGGCACCGTGCGGGTGTTCGAGGGAGCGGACATGGACGACTTCGTCGGCAACGGCCGCAAGACCAGCGTGCATGAAGTCAGCCTGCGTGACCTGCTGGCCATTTCAAGCCTGGAAGGCCGACTGCCCGCCCGCCGCGCCCTGGTGGGCATCCAGCCCGGGGTGATGGACTGGGGCAACACACCCTCCCCCGCCGTCGCAGCCGCCATCCCCCGGGCCTGCCAAGCGGTGCAAGGCCTGCTGGAGCGCTGGAAGCCATGA